The Oscillatoria acuminata PCC 6304 genomic interval CGGCAAATGAATCCCAGGCGATTTCGCGATCGCGGGATAAACTGCGCTGCTTACAACTGCTGGCGCGTGAGGGGATCGGACTGCCCGTCACCGGGTTTGCCAATTCCACCAAAGACATTGAAGGGTTAATCGAAATTGTCGGGGGTGCGCCTCTAGTCATTAAATTACTCGAAGGTACCCAAGGCATTGGAGTGGTTTTGGCAGAAACCACCCAAGCGGCGAAGTCCGTGATTGAAGCATTTCGGGGGTTGGATGCCAATATTTTGGTGCAAGAATTTATTAAAGAAGCCGAAGGTGCGGACATCCGCTGTTTTGTGGTGGGAGATAAAGTGGTTGCCTCGATGAAACGCCAGAGTGAACCGGGAGAATTTCGCTCTAATCTGCACCGGGGAGGCACAGCGGAAAAAATCAAGCTGACTCCCGAGGAACGCTCAACAGCGGTAAGAGCGGCGAAGACAATGGGGTTAAAGGTGGCAGGAGTGGATATCTTGCGATCGAATCATGGTCCGGTGGTGATTGAGGTGAATTCCTCACCGGGTTTGGAGGGGATTGAGGCGGCATCCAATGTGGATGTGGCAAGCAAGATTATCGAGTTTATTGAGAAAAATTCAGCGCCGAAAAAAACCCGCGATCGCAATCAATACTAACCCGAACTCATTAGACTCCATCCCATTTCTACCCACTTTCTGACCGATCTTGGGTTGGACTGGGGGCCAAAGCATTGTACATTAGAAGACATTCAGCGCTTCCCTTCAATCGTTAGCGACTTAATAAGCGAAAGTTAAACTGTATGTCCGGAGTCATTCAAATCGGCAATGCCACCATCCCACCGGGAGAACAAAGGCGTTTAGAATTGCCGGTTGCCCGACTGCCGACGCAAACGATGCTGGGATTGCCCGTTACGGTTATCAATGGCACCCGCCCGGGGCCTCGACTCTGGTTAAGCGCAGCCATTCACGGCGATGAAATTAATGGGGTGGAAATTATTCGGCAAGTGCTGCATCAAATTTCCCCGCGTCAACTCTGTGGCAGCATCATCGCGGTGCCGATTGTGAATGTGTTCGGGTTTATCGAACAGTCGCGCTACTTGCCTGATCGCCGAGACTTAAACCGCTCTTTTCCCGGTTCAGCGCGGGGTTCCTTAGCTTCTCGATTAGCGCATCTGTTCATGAAAGAAGTGGTGATGCGATCGACTCATGGCATTGATTTACATACCGCTTCCCATCATCGAATTAATTTGCCTCAAATTCGGGCCAATCTGGGCGATCGCGAAACCTATCGCTGTGCTCAGGCATTTGGTGCACCCCTGATGATTCATGCCACGACTCGGGATGGTTCTTTGCGACAAGCGGCGACTCAGTTGGGAATTCCCGTTCTGCTTTATGAAAGTGGAGAAGCGCTCAGATTTGATGCGGAGGCGATCGCCTTCGGGACTCGGGGAATTATGCAAGTGATGGCAATGCTGGGAATGATTTCGGCTGTTGCACCCTCCCCATTCCCTCCTTCTTTAGAGGTCAAAAAAACCCAATGGGTGCGATCGCCCTCTAGTGGAATTCTGCACCTAGAAGTAGGACTCGGCCAATCTATCTCCAAAAAACAGCGCTTAGGGATTATCTGTGATGCCTTCGGAGACCAAAGGATGAAACTTTATGCCCCCTTTGATGGGGTGATCATCGGTCATACCCAAAACCCATTGGTCAACCAAGGCGATGCGATTTTGAACCTCGCTGCCATTGAACCCTAAACCGTTCTCCTGTTCTGAGTCGAGTCATCACGGCTGATCTCCAAACTCCCCCATCCCGTTTAAAGCCTGTAAGCATTTGCTCCCCTAGCCGTTTCCTACCCTTGGGGCTAATTGTAACAATTTATTTACAAAAGTTTATTTTTTTTATAACAAGAATTGACAGTCGTTAAAAAATATCCGGTAAGATTAAGTAAAGTTTGTGAAAATCAACTTAAATTAACAACCGGATAGAATATTGAGTACGCCTTTTTGGATACTACCCATGAAAATCCAAACGGGAGATTGTTTAATTTCCAGGGATGGCCGCTACTATCGGGTCATTGATTGTTCTGGCGAGTTTATCTCTTTGATGCCACTTCAGGGCTACACGGTGTTTACTTGCCGTCAGAGTTACTTGGAATCCTCGTTTGGCTTTGTCGAGACGCAACAACAAGTTGCGTGAAACCAGAGGGCAAAGGCCCTCTGTAGTTTCGGTGGCCAGAAGTAATCCTTGTTAAATAGCAGTCGGAAACAGGAACAAGGAGGATAGCTGGTTAAGCCGGACCTACCGCTGCGACTGCTGCTTCTAGGGCGATCGCCACATGAGTCCAATGGGTTCCTCCCTGGCAAAACACCACATAAGGCTCCCGCAATGGACCATCGGCAGACAACTCCGAGGTACTGCCATCAATAAAACTTCCTCCCGCCATCACCAACTCACTCTCATACCCAGGCATCGGTGCAGGCACCGGATCCAAATAGGACCCAATCGGGGAATACTTCTGAATCGCACGGCAAAACGCAATCAGTTTTTCTGGTGAACCCAACTGAATCCCCTGAATCACATCCCGCCTCGGTGCAGTGGGGGCGGGGTTGACCGGATATCCCAGGCGATCAAACACATAAGCCGTTAAATGATTTCCCTTCATCGCCTCCCCTACCATTTGCGGCGCGAGAAATAGCCCCTGAAATAACAGCCGATTGCGATCGAACGTCGCCCCTCCACTACTGCCAATTCCCGGCGCAGTCAGCCGACAGGTGGCAGCTTCCACCAAATCTGCACGCCCTGCTACATAGCCCCCACCCTCAACAATGGTCCCCCCGGGATTTTTAATCAAGGAACCGGCAATTAAATCCGCCCCCACCGCCGGGGGTTCACGATCTTCAATAAATTCCCCATAGCAGTTATCTACAAAACAGATCGTCTCGGGATTTTGTGCCTTGACGAGATGAATAATTTTTTCAATATCCGCAATGGACAGACTGGGACGCCAGGAGTAGCCACAAGAGCGCTGAATCGACACCAAACGGGTCTTGTTCGTGATAGCAGTTTGGAGTGCCACCCAATCGATTTCCCCGGTGGGGGTTAATTCCAATTGACGATAACTCACCCCAAATTCCATCAGGGAGCCTTGACCCGTGCCGCGTAACCCAATCACTTCCTCTAAGGTGTCGTAGGGAGCACCGGCAACGGCCAACATTTCATCTCCGGGACGGAGTACCCCAAAGAGGGCACAAGCGATCGCATGAGTCCCGGAAACAAACTGCACCCGCACAGTTGCCGCTTGGGCACCCATCACCTCAGCAAAAATTTGATCCAGGGTCTGGCGTCCCAAGTCATCATGACCATATCCCGTCACCCCAGCAAAATGGTGAACCCCTACGCGGTGACGGCGATAAGCCCCGAGGACCCGCGCTAGGTTTTGCTTGACCTGAGCATCAATTTGACAAAACAGAGGGAACAGTGCAGTTTCTGCTTCTTGCAGCCATTGAGAGCGATCCATCAAAACCTCGTATGAAATGTTACAGTAAGTTAAGGGAAAAAATTGCCCTGATGTAAAATAATCTCAGCCAATCGAGGGTTTTGCCTGCCTTGGGCGTTCTGACAGACTCTTACCGGGAGTCGAGGCGATCGCGCTGTAGGGCAAAAAGATTAGACCTCACGCTTAATAGGCGATGGTGCCATTGCAACATCCCACAGCAGATTTTGGCAGAAAAATTTGTAATAAGGTCACAATAAGGTCACAGATGACGATTGTCAGTTCAACACAAGAAACACAAGAAACAATAGGGCAAGATCTGTCCCAGATGCGGCCTGACTGGCCGGTGATCATCTTCATGATCGCAATTCATGCTCTCGCCCTCTTCGCATTCCTGCCGAGTACCTTTAGTTGGGCGGCAGTGGGGTTAGCGGTCTTATTCCACTGGGTAACGGGGGGTCTGGGAGTCACCCTGGGATTTCATCGGTTAGTCACTCACCGGAGTTTTACTGCACCCAAGTGGTTAGAGTATTTTCTGGTCCTGTGCGGGACCCTAAGCTGTCAAGGGAGTCCGATCGATTGGGTTGGACTGCATCGTGCACATCATCTCCACTCGGATAATTCCGCTGATCCCCATGACTCGAATCAAGGGTTCTGGTGGAGCCACATGGGTTGGTTGTTCTATCATTCTCCCGCCGAAGCCGAAATCCCTCGCTTAACAAAAGATATTGCCGACGATCCGTTTTATCAGTTTTGCGACAAGTTTTTACTTCCGATTCAAATTGCTTTAGGTATTAGTTTCTACTTTTTAGGAGAAGCCATTTCCCCGGGACTCGGCTGGTCCTTTGTGGTTTGGGGAATTTTTGTTCGCCTGGTGGTGGTGTTTCACTGCACCTGGTTTGTGAACAGCGCCACTCATAAGTTTGGCTATCGCACCTATGACAGTGAAGATCGATCCACGAACTGCTGGTGGGTTGCCTTAGTGACCTACGGCGAAGGTTGGCACAATAATCACCATGCGTATCAATATTCCGCTCGACATGGAATGCAGTGGTGGGAAATTGATTTTACTTGGATGACGATTCAAATTTTACAAGCCCTTGGCCTTGCGAAGAACGTCAAGTTAGTTGGGAAATAACCGCTGAGGGTTAAACCGGCAAAACTCAGATTGGTTTGAGAAAAGCAAGAGAGGGGAGGATGGCTCAAAGCCATCCTCCCCTCTTTAAATATCCGAACAATCAACTATTCGGAATTGGAGGGTTTAAACTTGTCCTTTGCCTTGAATGATATGTTTGACCGTGGTCAGGCTTTCTAGGCCAATTAAGCCTCGGCGATGGCCTTTTTGGTTAGACATTCCCAGAAAAATGGCATCTCCCTGTTTGGGATAGCGGTAAAAGCGAGGGGAAGCGTTGATATAGGTTGAGGCGCTGTTGACTCCTCCCCCAAATTGAGAACTTTCCAGATAGGATTCGGTGACGATACAATCGGCATGACCGCTACTGTATTGATTGATCCAGGCGATCGCCGCTTCCAGATTATCCACGACTTTAAAGGCAACGGTTTTCGTTAAATAGGCCGAGGACCATTCTGATTCTTCTACTTTTTTTAATTCAGAAAACTCTTCGCTGAGAAGGTCATCCACTCGAACTTCAAACCCTTTATCCTGCAAGCTATTAAATAACATAGTTAAGGACGAGGGTTTTTGATTGCGATGAATTAGCACTTTTTCAATGGCATTAACCGGATCCGGTTCACTTTGATGGGAGTCTTGAATCACCCATCGCGCCAAATCCATACTCCCACTGGGGGACCAATACAGGTAACAGTTTCCCATACCCGATTTGAGCACCGGGACTGTCGCTTGCCGAATCACCTGCTGGACTAGACTAGGCCGACCGTAGGGGATGACTAAATTGATATATTTATCTTGGCGGACTAAATCTCGGGTGGAAACCCCCATTTCCGCCGGAATCATTTCCAAACAGCTTTCAGGCATTTCCACTTTCAAGAGCGCTCGTTGCAAGGCATCTGCGATCGCCGCGTTGGTATGAGCGCCATACATTCCGCCTTTGAGAATCAGACAGTTGCCGGTTTTGATGCACAACCCAGCGGCGATCGCCCCTAAATCCGGTAACGCTTCATAAACTAAACTAATCACCCCTAACGGCATTAATTGGCAGTAGGATTGTGACCCTTCTACTTGGTAGGAGGCATTCATCACCCGGCGCATCGGATCGGACAACTCCGCCAACCGTTGCAGAATTTGCACCGTTGTCTGGATTCGTTCTGGTGTCAACTTCAGCCATTCCAGAATCAAATCAGGCACCGCCATTTCCCGGGAGGCTTCCAAATCAAGGGTATTGGCTTCTAAAATATCATCCGAGGCTTGCTTGAGGGATTTCGCCATCTCCTCCAGAGCACGGGTTCGTTGTTGGCTTGAAGTCTGCGCCATAATCAAAGAAGCTTGATAGACGCTCTCCACGACAGCCATCGCATCAGGATTTGGGGGAAAAGTAGAATCTGTTGTCATCGAGCTCATCTATCGCCTGTAAGCCAACCAAACCATTAAGGCTGGCAAGGTTGCCAGCAACACCGCTAAAATGACCCAAGGGATCACGCTTGGGCCTAGGGGTAAACCCAAAGCGTAGGGTAACCAGAATACCACTAGGCCGATAACAATTACGAGGGACATGGGTAAGTAGCTCTCCCTTAGACGGGTATTGGCTACACACCACTGATTGCCGTTCCAGTTCCAACACCGTTTATAGGGGGAATTGGTCGGGAGTTGCTCGATACCCTGTCCATCTTCGGTGACCACAAAAATATTTTGACACCGATCGCACCCCAAGGCTTCGGTTAGGGTGATCGGGACCAAACGTCCCCGCCGCCTACAGGGACAGGGGTACTCTGCATTGAGGTCGATCTTTTGGGATTTTTGAGATGGCACAGGCGCTAATCCATAAAAATTCCACGACTTTAAAACATAGACTTGCCAATCTCTGCGATCGGTTATTCTCGGCGATCGCCTGGAAATTTTGACAGCTTATGAGAGGAGCTTAATGCTCCGTTTTTCCCGTTTATATTACAGGACTGATTGTAGCATTCGGGAGTTTTAATCGCCTTGACGTTATATGCCCGGATCTTAACATCGTTTTTTGACTTAAGCGTTTGCCCCGCTTACAACCCACACTCAGGCTCTAAACTGGATCATAACAACTTCAATCCGGATTCTCAAGGGAAGTCTAAATCCCAAAACCTGCTTATCCTGGGATAATTGATTGATAATTTAAAAAGCGGGTAACGCGATTCGAACGCGCGACATTCACCTTGGCAAGGTGACGCTCTACCACTGAGCTATACCCGCAAATCTTTGACTTTATTAGTATGGCAGAGTCATCAGGGTTTGTCAAGGCGATCGCTCAAAAAAATTTTGAGCGTCGCTCAAAGCCCTGAAACCTCCATCAGGCAATGCTTATGCGCCTTCAACATTGGTAAAAACCTGGGCAGACCCAGAGGGGTTTAATGTAGAAGCCGGTAACGAGCGATCGCCCTTGCTTAGGGCAGCCCCATGAGAGCCACTCCCCTCACCGGGACCCACCTGATTTAAGCGCCGCATTAAACTCGCCATTTCCAGGGCATTCATCCCATAATCCCAGCCCTTATTACTTTTTACCCCGGCCCGTTCTAGGGCTTGCTGCATCGTATCTGCCGTAATAATGCCAAAAATCACCGGCACTCCCGTTTGATATCCAGCCGCTGCAATCCCTTTCGAGACCTCTGCTGCCACATAATCAAAATGAGGGGTTTGACCTCGGATCACTGCACCTAAGCAAATCACCGCATCATAGCGCCCAGACAGAGCCAATTGACGGGCCACAATGGGCACCTCAAAACTCCCGGGAATCCATACATAATCCACCTGAGTCCCCTGGGGGTCTACATCCACACCGTGACGCTTGAGAGCATCTTCACAGCCCTGTAACAGTTTGCCTACAATCAAATCATTGAAGCGACTAATCACGATCGCAAACCGCAACCCCTCAGTCGGGGTAAACGTTCCCTCAAAAACTGCCATATTAGTTTTAGGTCTAATTGATTATCGATAAAAAACTTATAGGGGTAAGCATTCATGCTCCCCTTGTTCAATAGGCGATCAAGAATCGAAAGGACAAAAGACCATCGGAATCTCACCGATCGCCCATTGCACCTTTCGATCATTGACCCAAACAGCAGGGTGCTTATACCACCAAAAAGTTTAAAACTCCCACCAAAATCACCAGCGCAAACCAAACACCCGAACCAATGAACAGCAGGGGTTTAGATTGATCCCAGTTTTGGGGAGAGGCATAAGCGACAGGGACGCCCACGACCATCACAAAAGACAAGAAAACCAGAGCGGCAAGAGCCAGTTGAAAAATAATTGTCATTTTTTTTTCTTCCTTCGACAGCAGTGGTCTAGTAATCAGGGTTTGAACTAGAGCAAATATCGGTTAATTAATCGCTCTGATTCTTAACCTACCAAAAAATGACCCACTGATACATTTACGCGACAAAAGTCCGGCTATTGCTGAACAATGCAGCGATGGCACTATCACCATTTAAGGTAACAGAGGCGGTATCCCGCAAAGCTTTTAGAAAGATTCCAAAAGCGCTTGATGGTTTAAGGTCGATGAGGATGATTAGACTCGTACCCTCTTAGACTCAAGAATCCACGTCACCTCGGCAACCAATCGAGGAAGTCTCAAAGTTAGGGCGGAAAAATCATTATGAGGGCGCGAGTGGCGGATCCATTTTCAACTCTTGTCGGGTATTATACCCGATTATCCGCACTCTCATAGAGGGGGTAGAAGCTTTATTGTTAGGGAGGATGGGGGAGATGGGGGAGATGGGGAGGATGGGGAGGATGGGGGAGATGGGGTGGATATTCAACGTCCCGACTTCAATGGTTCTCATCTTTTGTTCTTAGTAACGACTTCAGTCGTTGCCGCGTTACTTGGCGTCAGCCAAGTAACGCCCTCAGCGATAGCTTGTCCTCCAGTTCCGAAGCAGGCGCTAGACCCTGGGATTGCTCGTGTGATGGCGTAAGCCATCACACGAGAGCAACGACTGAAGTCGTTACTACGAACAACCGCCCCCATCCTCCCCATCCTCTCTAACAAACAAAGACATGACAAGAAAAATGGACATTATTTTATGTCATACCACGGCAGATTTTGATACCTTGGGGGCTGCGGTGGGACTGACTCGGTTATCCCCCGGAAGTCGGATTGTACTAGCGGGGGGTTGTCATCCGGGAGTGCGGCAATTTTTGGCCTTACATCGCGATGAGTACCCGTTGATTGAACGGCGATCGGTCAATCCCGATCGCATTCGTTCCGTGACGGTGGTGGATACCCAACAGCGAGATCGCCTGGGTAAAACCGCAGAATGGTTAGATTTGCCGGTCCCCATTTCAGTTTGGGATCATCACCCTCATGTTCAGAGCGATATTCCAGCAACAGAGACTCATATTGAAGCCCTAGGAGCCACGACAACGGCGATCGTGGAACAACTTCGCCTGGGATTGGACCCTCATCCCAACGGGCCAATTTTGAATGTGGCGGAAGCAACAGTTATGGCCCTGGGCATTCATGTGGACACGGGGTCCCTGACCTTTGACCATACGACCCCAAGGGATGCGATCGCCTTAGCTTGGTTAATGCAGCAAGGCGCTTCCCTATCGGTAATTGCCGAATATATCGAACCCGGATTATCTCCCCGACTCCAGGACCTGCTCACCACAGCATTAGATACCCTGCACACCGAAAGAATCCAGGGTCATCCTATTTCTACGGTGCTGCTGGAAACCCCCGAATACATTGCTGGATTATCAAGTGTGGCGGCGCAAATCATGGAGATTACCGACACGGAAGCCCTGCTGTTGGGAAATCGCTATCCGATTAAAGGATCCGATGAACATCGGCTGGTTGTGATTGGCCGATCGCGCATTTCCGAGACCAATCTCCAAACCTTATTCACCCCTTGGGGAGGTGGCGGACATCCCCGCGCCAGTTCGGTGAGTTTGCGCCTCACGGACCCAGTCGTTACCTTCCAGGAAATCCTCGCAGAATTTAAAAAACAAATTCCTCATCAACCTGTCGCCCGAGAATTGATGTCCTCCCCAGTCCGGACCATTAGACCCGAAACCACCATTCATGAAGCACAGCGCATTCTGTTGCGCTACGGACATTCGGGGTTATCCGTGGTGAATGAAGGAGGAACCCTGGTGGGGGTGATTTGTCGCCGGGACCTGGATATTGCCTTGCATCATGGATTGGGTCATGCGCCAGTCAAAGGCTACATGAGTAGTAATGTTAGAACGATCGCCCCGGATACGCCCTTACCAGAGATTGAGGACCTGATGGTGACCTTTGATATTGGGCGATTGCCGGTGTTGTCTGAGGGGTCATTACAAGGGATTGTCACCCGGACTGATGTGTTGCGACAACTGCACCAGGATAGTGCGATCGGTTCTCAAAGCAATTTAACCAGTGGCAGTCCGCCCTATTGTCCTTTACCTCGGGAAGTCGTCTCCCTCCTCAGCAGTCGCCTCGCGCCGCAATTGCTGACCCTCCTCAATCGGGCGGCCCAACTAGCGGAAGAACGGGGTTGGCATCTTTATCTCGTTGGTGGAGCCGTGCGGGACATCTTATGGGCAATTTATCACCAAGAGGGGAGTTCGGGGTTTAAATTATTAGGAAAAGAGGAGAGCCGGAAAGAATCCGAAGGCGATCGCACACCCCTGCTGCTGACGGATATTGATTTGGTTGTGGATGGGTTCGATTCCCGTGCCGATGATGCTGCCGGGGTCGAACTGGCGGAACATCTCCAAAAACTTTATCCCACCGCTCGTTTAGATATTCACGGCCAATTCCAAACCGCTGCCTTGTTGTGGCATAAAGACCCGGATTTAGATTCTCTGTGGGTTGATATTGCCACAGCGCGGACGGAATTTTATCCTTATCCGGCGGCAAATCCTGAAGTTGAAGCCTCCTCGATTCGGCAAGACCTTTACCGGAGAGATTTCACCTTGAATGCTTTGGCTGTGAGGCTCACCGGGCCCAATCGTCGGGGGGAAATTTTGGATTTCTTTGGGGGATGGTTGGATTTGCAGGCGGGACAGATTCGGGTGTTACACGCCAATAGCTTTATTGAGGACCCGACGCGGATTTATCGGGCGGTGCGGTTTGCGGTGCGGTTGGGATTTGAGATTGAACCTCAGACTCAAGGGTATATTCGTTTGGCGATGGAGAGTGGGGTATATTTGCGATCGCCGGAGTTAACTCGGCGCGTGCCCGCATTGGAAACCAGGCTGAAAAATGAACTGAAATATATTTTACAAGCCCCCTACTGGCAACGGGCTTTGCAGTTATTAGACTCCTTTGATGCATTACGCTGCATCCATCCCAGCTTAAAATTAGACCGGGATTTATGGCAGCAATTGCGATTAGTCGATCGCTGGATTCGTCAAATTCAGGGTACGGTGAATGGAGCAGAATCGCCGCTCAAGAGCCTTCCTGAATCGTGGCAGATTCGCTTAGAACTGCTGATTGCTCATTTAGAGCCGCAATGGAGGGGAGAGGTGGCCCAAAATTTGCAACTGAGTAGCGATAGTATTGAGCGCTTAGAACAGTTAGCAACGGCGGCGATCGCAGTCATGCCGGTGAGGGAGACTTCCCGACCCAGCGAGGTCGTCCGATTGTTAAGCCGTTATGACCTGCCAATGTTAATGGCGATCGCGGTGAGCAGTCCCAAAGCGGTACGGCGGCAAATTTGGCAATATATCCATCACTGGATGAAGGTCAAACCCTTACTCAACGGCAATGATCTCAAGGCGATCGGTTACAAACCCGGACCGCAGTTTAAAACCATTTTAGACAGCCTACTTGCGGCCACCCTCGACGGGGAAATCCAAAGCCGCGCTGATGCCGAGGCTTATCTGGCCCAATATTTTCCCCGGAACTCTATGCCGTAGGGGATTTTCAATTCAGGCAGTCAAAAGGGTTCTGTTTTGGGAAGATTTTTAGATACAGCTTTCCTTGCTAACTCTCTACCACTAAACCAATATGGATGCTAATGAACTGCTGAAGCGGTATGCAGCAGGAGAAAGGGATTTTCGGGGTGCCTACTTAGTCCGTGCTGACCTGATGTTTGCTGAACTCAGTCTGGCGGATTTATACGATGCCGACCTCAGTTGTGCGGACCTGTTTGAGGCCAAACTCAGTGGCATCAAACTCAGTGGAGCCAATTTAGAAAATGCTCACCTGAGCCGTGCTGACTTAAGTAACGGTAAGCTCTTTGGAGCTAAATTAAGTTATGCCGACCTCAGTCGTGCCGATTTATTTCGGGCTGATTTATTTCGCGCTGAACTCACCGATGCGGACCTTCATCGCGCTAATCTCACTCGCGCTGACCTCAGTGGGGCCAACCTGACCCGGGCTAATTTGAATGAAGCGACCTTAAGTCAGGCTAACTTAAGTGACAGCAATCTGTCTTTTGCCAGCCTGAATAATACTAAGTTGAATGGGGCTAAATTGAATGGGGCCAATTTAAGTGAAGCGCGACTTTTTGATAGTGACCTCACCGGGGCCAAATTAGAAAAAGCTGACCTGAGAAATGCTGAACTATTCTCGGCCAAATTAATCGAAGCCAATTTAGTAGAAGCCGATTTACGCAACGCCAAATTTAGTGAAGCCAATTTGAGCAAAGCCAAGCTAGATGGGACCAACCTCTCTGGGAGTAATCTGAGTCGCACCAACCTCAGTGAAGCGAGTTTGACTGAAGCTAACTTAACTGAAGCTAACTTAAGTGAAGCGACCTTGCGAAAAGCGAACCTGAGCGGGGTCAAATTATGCGATGCTAATCTAAGTCGTGCCAACCTCAGTGAAGCGAATTTAGTCGGAGCGGATCTGTCGAGTCCCAAGAAAGAGCCGATCGCCGAGCGGTCCCTGTCCCTCAGAAACAAAAAGTCTGTCATGCTAGGTCGCGATCCCAGCGTCTCCTTACAGATTTATTCCCCCTTTGTCTCTCGTCGTCATGCTTCCATCGATATCGAAGACAACGGACAATATATCATTCGTGACCACAACAGCACGAATGGCGTGTTTGTCAATGACCAGCAGATCGATGAATCAATGGTTTTACCCGACGGGGCCAGAATTCGGATCGGACCCTTTCTTTTAATTCTCAACGGGGATGAACTGGAATTGCAGGATGAGCAAAATCGGCAACCGACCTCTTTGAGTGAAGCTGATTTAAGTCAGGCGGATTTGCGGAATGCTAACCTGGCAGGGGCGAACTTCTATCGGGCTAATCTCAAAGGTGCCAACTTGTATGGCGCGAACCTCACCGGCAGCAATCTGAGCCATGCCAACCTCACGGGCGCTACAATGCCAGATGGGTCAATCCATCCCTAGGCGATCGATACTAAGGGTATTGCAAAATATAAATCATCCAACCGTTCAACTGAAAGGAAGGTATCTATCTGTAGGGGCGCAATGCGCAGGCCCCAAGGGCCTGCGCATTGCGCCCCTACATTGACCGGGGCTACACCGTTGATCCTACGAACGAACGTTTTGGATATTTTATT includes:
- a CDS encoding CBS domain-containing protein — encoded protein: MDIILCHTTADFDTLGAAVGLTRLSPGSRIVLAGGCHPGVRQFLALHRDEYPLIERRSVNPDRIRSVTVVDTQQRDRLGKTAEWLDLPVPISVWDHHPHVQSDIPATETHIEALGATTTAIVEQLRLGLDPHPNGPILNVAEATVMALGIHVDTGSLTFDHTTPRDAIALAWLMQQGASLSVIAEYIEPGLSPRLQDLLTTALDTLHTERIQGHPISTVLLETPEYIAGLSSVAAQIMEITDTEALLLGNRYPIKGSDEHRLVVIGRSRISETNLQTLFTPWGGGGHPRASSVSLRLTDPVVTFQEILAEFKKQIPHQPVARELMSSPVRTIRPETTIHEAQRILLRYGHSGLSVVNEGGTLVGVICRRDLDIALHHGLGHAPVKGYMSSNVRTIAPDTPLPEIEDLMVTFDIGRLPVLSEGSLQGIVTRTDVLRQLHQDSAIGSQSNLTSGSPPYCPLPREVVSLLSSRLAPQLLTLLNRAAQLAEERGWHLYLVGGAVRDILWAIYHQEGSSGFKLLGKEESRKESEGDRTPLLLTDIDLVVDGFDSRADDAAGVELAEHLQKLYPTARLDIHGQFQTAALLWHKDPDLDSLWVDIATARTEFYPYPAANPEVEASSIRQDLYRRDFTLNALAVRLTGPNRRGEILDFFGGWLDLQAGQIRVLHANSFIEDPTRIYRAVRFAVRLGFEIEPQTQGYIRLAMESGVYLRSPELTRRVPALETRLKNELKYILQAPYWQRALQLLDSFDALRCIHPSLKLDRDLWQQLRLVDRWIRQIQGTVNGAESPLKSLPESWQIRLELLIAHLEPQWRGEVAQNLQLSSDSIERLEQLATAAIAVMPVRETSRPSEVVRLLSRYDLPMLMAIAVSSPKAVRRQIWQYIHHWMKVKPLLNGNDLKAIGYKPGPQFKTILDSLLAATLDGEIQSRADAEAYLAQYFPRNSMP
- a CDS encoding pentapeptide repeat-containing protein, which gives rise to MDANELLKRYAAGERDFRGAYLVRADLMFAELSLADLYDADLSCADLFEAKLSGIKLSGANLENAHLSRADLSNGKLFGAKLSYADLSRADLFRADLFRAELTDADLHRANLTRADLSGANLTRANLNEATLSQANLSDSNLSFASLNNTKLNGAKLNGANLSEARLFDSDLTGAKLEKADLRNAELFSAKLIEANLVEADLRNAKFSEANLSKAKLDGTNLSGSNLSRTNLSEASLTEANLTEANLSEATLRKANLSGVKLCDANLSRANLSEANLVGADLSSPKKEPIAERSLSLRNKKSVMLGRDPSVSLQIYSPFVSRRHASIDIEDNGQYIIRDHNSTNGVFVNDQQIDESMVLPDGARIRIGPFLLILNGDELELQDEQNRQPTSLSEADLSQADLRNANLAGANFYRANLKGANLYGANLTGSNLSHANLTGATMPDGSIHP